CGTGCGATCGACCTGCTGCGCTCGATGGGTTACCACGAGCTGGTGTCGCGCAGCATGGTCATCCTCAATGACAGTCGCGACAAATACGACGCGGAGGCGCGCACTTATCTCACCGAGCGTTTCGCTCAATCGGGCGCAACGGTCGAATTCATGCCGTACGACCCATTCCTCGCAAAAGGTGGGATCATTGACACCCGGCATGAACTGAAGAAGAAAACCCGCCTGCGCATATTCGAAATCACCGCGGCATTGGCCGACAAATACATTCCAGATGCCGACAGGCCGCGTTAAATGACCCCGTACGTGGGTAAGGTCTCGTTTCCAGCCCGTTGTGCGGTCGCCGTCGTATGTGGAGAACATCTGGTTTCGCAGGTCTATCCGGCGTCGGTGCCGATCGAGGCCTTCATCGACAACGTCGTGGAGCTGGTCAACGAGGAACTCAAACGCCGGGGTTTCATCGGCCTCGAGTCCGGCATCGGCTACGAACTTCACAAGGCCAACGGGGTACGGCTGGACGTCACCAAGACGCTTGACGAACTCGGCGTAGAAGACGGTGCCACCCTCACCTTGGTCCCCGCGGTAGCGGGCGAATCGTTCGAGCCGCAGTATGAGTCGTTGTCGACGGGTTTGGCCCGGGTCGGCAAGGCCCTGTTCGAGCCGGTCACGCTCAAGACCGCCGCGCACACCGCGTTGGTGATCCTGGCGATGGTCTCCCTGACCCTGTTGGGACTGGCTGTGCGCCAACGCGTTTCCACCGACTCGCTGATGCCCACCATCGTGACCGGGGCGGCCGGTCTGCTGATCGCCGGTGGCGCGACCACGGTATGGCGATGGTGGCCGGGCCGCACCGACATGGTCGACGGGCTCGGCTGGATCGCGTTGCCATTGCTCACGGCCAGCCTGGCGTCCGGCGCGCCGGGGCCCGTCGGGGCCGCGCACGCATTTATCGCCGCTCTGGCGGGCGCGATGCTGACCTGTGGAATCGCTTCTGCGACAGGGCGTCACGCGAATGTGGCGGCGACCGTGGTGACCGTACTGGGGCTCGGCGGCGCGGCCGCCGCGGCCCGGATGTGGTGGCCCGTGCCCGCGCAATGGCTGGGCATGTGCGCGCTTGTCGCCCTGCTCCTGCTGCTGACCATGGCCCCGACGATCGCGCTGTGGGTCGCGCGGATCCGGCCGCCCTATTTCGGCTCGATCACCGGGCGCGATC
The Mycobacterium sp. 050128 genome window above contains:
- the eccD gene encoding type VII secretion integral membrane protein EccD, with translation MTPYVGKVSFPARCAVAVVCGEHLVSQVYPASVPIEAFIDNVVELVNEELKRRGFIGLESGIGYELHKANGVRLDVTKTLDELGVEDGATLTLVPAVAGESFEPQYESLSTGLARVGKALFEPVTLKTAAHTALVILAMVSLTLLGLAVRQRVSTDSLMPTIVTGAAGLLIAGGATTVWRWWPGRTDMVDGLGWIALPLLTASLASGAPGPVGAAHAFIAALAGAMLTCGIASATGRHANVAATVVTVLGLGGAAAAARMWWPVPAQWLGMCALVALLLLLTMAPTIALWVARIRPPYFGSITGRDLFRRSAGLPADAVSPVEEGADDEANSDTTPRGAQIALAAVHANNVLTGICVGAGLTLPVAVWATLMPGHDRSLPAAVLAGLFVVIFISRGRAFADKRQAIALVCGAAAALCVGVAKFVLHEPTSSGYGLLWGALVLAVFGGAGLLSALLVPITRFTPLVRMTAEWVEIAAIIAALPLAAWIGGLFTWVRMR